One part of the Raphanus sativus cultivar WK10039 unplaced genomic scaffold, ASM80110v3 Scaffold0587, whole genome shotgun sequence genome encodes these proteins:
- the LOC130494305 gene encoding cytoplasmic tRNA 2-thiolation protein 2-like, with protein MACNSSGCESGSCGREKENGSKAEEEVIGAKKESVCLKCKSNEPMTFGDGGSDDGRFCADCFRSNVYGKFRLAVTSHAMITPSDNVLVAFSGGSSSRVALQFVHELQVKALRNYEASRDRSLPVFGVGVAFVDESAAYPPALSSEMGDAVAWVRSTVLSMSPPEKDLHVVPIESVFGSESVEARDRLVKLLDSVSDETGKEDLLLHLKMLSLQKVASENGYNRLVVGSCTSRLASHVLTATVKGRGYSLSADIQHVDARWKVPVVLPLRDCVWQEITRLCHLDGLKTVELARDQHPQSGINDLVSSFVALLQEENPSRECTIVRTAAKLTPFYFNKIPETDDSCVPMATQRRLKKFNLKYDGSMTTEAFCPICNGPLNDSDSSDLNTFEGCHDSDALFAACCSSCRFQILPQDRSSLEHFGSLLPHHMISQVKHHQKFDSQTYLREKIKDCLLLDDEEAV; from the exons ATGGCTTGTAATTCATCTGGCTGTGAGTCCGGTTCCTGTGGCCGTGAGAAGGAAAATGGAAGCAAGGCAGAGGAGGAAGTTATTGGTGCTAAGAAGGAGAGTGTATGCCTCAAGTGTAAATCCAATGAGCCGATGACGTTCGGCGATGGTGGCTCAGACGACGGAAGATTCTGCGCGGATTGTTTCAGGAGCAACGTCTATGGGAAGTTCCGTCTCGCTGTTACTTCACACGCCATGATCACTCCTTCAGATAACGTTCTTGTTGCTTTCTCTGGCGGCTCATCTTCCAG GGTTGCTCTTCAGTTTGTGCACGAGCTGCAAGTCAAGGCTTTGAGGAATTACGAGGCGAGTCGTGATAGGTCTTTACCTGTGTTTGGTGTTGGTGTTGCGTTTGTGGATGAGAGTGCTGCGTATCCTCCGGCTCTTTCCAGTGAGATGGGGGATGCGGTTGCGTGGGTGAGGTCCACTGTGTTGAGTATGTCTCCACCTGAGAAGGATCTTCATGTTGTTCCTATCGAAAGCGTGTTTGGTTCAGAGTCTGTTGAAGCAAGGGATAGGCTTGTGAAGCTGTTGGATTCTGTTAGTGATGAGACTGGAAAAGAAGACCTTTTGCTGCATCTCAAGATGTTGTCTTTGCAAAAG GTTGCTTCTGAGAATGGGTACAACAGGTTAGTGGTAGGATCATGCACGTCGAGACTCGCTTCCCATGTTCTTACGGCCACTGTCAAG GGACGAGGTTATTCACTATCAGCAGATATTCAGCATGTTGATGCGAGGTGGAAGGTTCCCGTTGTCCTGCCACTTCGAGATTGTGTTTGGCAGGAAATAACTAGACTCTGCCATTTGGATGG TCTAAAGACTGTGGAGTTGGCTCGGGATCAACATCCTCAATCCGGAATCAATGACTTGGTGTCTTCATTCGTTGCTCTGTTGCAG GAAGAGAATCCATCACGGGAGTGCACAATTGTACGAACAGCTGCAAAGCTTACTCCGTTTTACTTCAATAAGATTCCTGAAACGGACGACTCCTGTGTTCCTATGGCTACTCAGAGGCGTCTGAAGAAATTCAATCTCAAATATGACGGTTCCATGACTACAGAAGCATTCTGTCCCATCTGCAACGGCCCACTAAATGATTCTGACTCATCGGATTTGAATACTTTTGAAGGATGCCATGATTCTGATGCCCTTTTTGCTGCATGCTGTTCAAGTTGCCGGTTCCAAATACTTCCACAAGATCGTTCATCTCTTGAGCATTTCGGCTCCTTACTACCACATCACATGATCTCCCAAGTAAAGCATCATCAAAAGTTTGACAGTCAAACATATCTCAG GGAGAAGATAAAAGATTGTTTGCTCTTGGACGATGAAGAGGCTGTCTGA
- the LOC130502508 gene encoding uncharacterized protein LOC130502508, with translation MGICTSTESTQVATAKLILLDGRMMEFTKPVKVGYVLQKNPMCFICNSDDMEFDEALSAISADEELQLGQIYFALPLRYLRQPLQAEEMAALAAKANSALMRSGGGGGGCRRRRVDPIVPGDKYRVRVASCDDTVGSGFGRRKERNADADGGGSTSSRRRRECYAAELSTIEE, from the coding sequence ATGGGTATATGCACTTCGACTGAGTCGACTCAAGTGGCCACGGCGAAACTGATCTTGCTAGACGGGAGGATGATGGAGTTCACGAAACCCGTGAAGGTCGGATACGTTTTGCAGAAGAACCCCATGTGTTTTATCTGTAACTCGGACGACATGGAGTTCGATGAGGCTCTTTCTGCCATTAGCGCGGACGAAGAGCTTCAGCTAGGTCAGATATACTTCGCTCTTCCTCTTCGTTATCTTCGTCAGCCACTTCAAGCGGAGGAGATGGCTGCATTGGCCGCTAAAGCTAACTCTGCGCTCATGagaagtggtggtggtggaggaggctGTCGCCGGAGACGTGTAGATCCTATTGTCCCTGGTGATAAATATCGCGTTAGAGTTGCCTCCTGTGATGATACCGTTGGTTCAGGCTTCGGAAGGAGGAAGGAGAGAAACGCTGACGCTGACGGTGGTGGTAGTACTAGTAGTCGCCGGAGGAGGGAATGCTACGCGGCGGAGCTGAGCACGATAGAAGAGTGA